In Hahella sp. KA22, one genomic interval encodes:
- a CDS encoding phosphoglycolate phosphatase, with translation MPDLLSPTYEDGLPQLALFDLDGTLIDSAPDLADAVDYMLEQSGFRAAGEALVREWVGNGAPMLIKRALAYALELEDPQQVADTQFQAAAAIFYDRYDEYCCVRTRIYPGAKELLQHWRDQGVTMGVVTNKPARFTQPILQALKLEQYFAISLSGDSLPVKKPDPAPLLHACEALQAQPQTTLMIGDSINDVQAARRAGMKIACVTYGYNHGEDIRDANPDWVMDSLIELK, from the coding sequence ATGCCAGACCTTTTGAGCCCAACCTACGAGGACGGCCTGCCGCAATTGGCGTTATTCGACCTGGACGGCACGTTGATCGATTCCGCGCCGGATTTGGCGGATGCGGTGGATTACATGCTGGAGCAATCCGGTTTTAGGGCGGCGGGAGAAGCATTAGTGCGTGAATGGGTCGGCAATGGCGCGCCGATGCTGATCAAACGCGCATTGGCGTATGCACTGGAGCTGGAAGACCCGCAACAGGTCGCAGATACGCAATTTCAGGCCGCGGCGGCGATCTTCTACGATCGCTATGACGAATACTGCTGCGTGCGTACTCGCATTTATCCTGGCGCAAAAGAGTTGTTGCAACATTGGCGTGATCAGGGGGTAACGATGGGGGTGGTCACCAATAAACCCGCCCGCTTTACTCAGCCGATACTGCAGGCCCTCAAACTGGAGCAGTACTTCGCCATCAGTTTGTCCGGCGACTCCCTGCCCGTCAAAAAGCCAGATCCAGCTCCCCTCCTGCATGCATGCGAAGCCCTACAGGCTCAACCGCAGACTACTCTGATGATCGGCGACTCCATCAATGACGTCCAGGCCGCCCGCCGCGCGGGAATGAAAATCGCCTGCGTCACCTATGGCTACAACCATGGCGAAGACATCCGCGACGCCAATCCGGATTGGGTCATGGACTCGCTCATTGAGTTGAAGTAA